From the Synchiropus splendidus isolate RoL2022-P1 chromosome 3, RoL_Sspl_1.0, whole genome shotgun sequence genome, the window TGGCTGGAGGGAGTTGCCCACTCACCCTCCAGTTATTTATCAGCGTGTCCTCGAGGTTACGCCGCAATCGTCCTACATTTGACACCACCTTTAAATGGCTACATCAGCAGGCTGATAATCAGTGTGATAAAGAAGAGTGGTGTCCATGCCAGCGCAGGGAGGGCAGAGGGGGGGTGTGGTGGTATAGTAAAGGGGGGGTGTTGTATATAATAGAGGCCAGCAGGCATACTCAATCCCACGGTCTGCTCGTGCTCCATCACCAACTGTCCTCAGTCAAACCAGCCATGGCATTTAACGGAACCTGGAAGGTGGACCGCAGTGAGAACTATGACAAGTTCATGGAGCAGATGGGTGAGTTTTGGATGCCAGTCCATTTTAAATCAAGGTTCGTGTGGCATATGCCAACATAGATGTGTGTCCTACTGTGATGAAAAAGGGATTAACGTGATGAAGCGTAAGCTAGCCGAACACGACAACCTGAAGATCACCATCGAGCAGACCGGCGACAAGTTCCACATCAAGGAGTCCAGCACTTTCAGGACAAAGGATATCGACTTCACTCTGGGCGTCCAGTTCGACTACAGCCTGGCTGATGGCACTGAAGTCTCGGTTAGATTTCTCTTCATGAAGTGCAATGCCAAATGATTTTGAGGAAATGTTCACTGATATTTTGTCCAAAAGGGGACGTGGGTGATGGAGGGCGACATGCTCAAAGGCAAGTTCACCAGGAAAGACAACGGCAAAGTCCTGTCCACCACAAGAAGCCTGGTGGGCGGAGAGCTGGTGCAGGTGAGGGCATACAGAGAGAACTCTGTCATTAATACAGCACTAAAAATGTGCTTCTTCCACAGACGTACAACTATGAAGGAGTGGACGCCAAAAGGATTTTCAAGAAGCAGTAACAGGCTTCCTTTTCATAGCCTCTCCTTTTCCTAGAAAGCACATTATTTCCTTACACAAAGTCACTTCTACCATGTTCTAGTTTACATACCTCTGACGAAGCTTGAAGAAAAAGGCAGTTTGTTTAACGCAAATGATGATGTATAGTTGAATTTGTATAGAGAGAAACAAGCCAACTTTGAGAAGTAAAATGTGTTGTCCAATAAAGGAACTTCAGAAACAGAGCGGAAATTCAAGTCatgtctttcaatttcaggaaaTTAAATTGGTGGCAGATTCTTAATCCCAATGGTTTTCATTACCAAAAAGATAGTTTATTAGCTTAAATGACCAAAAATTCCGGTAAAAATGTCCAATAAGGAAGGTCACTCATGGGACTAGTGTTTTGTGTCAGCTAACCCACGGAAACAAAACGTTGTTGCTAAAGCTAATGTTTTGTCCAGCATAGGCAGGTTTTAAAGAGTGTCTGTTTTTGCTGAACAGGACATGACCAGAACAAGCTGTACGTTAAATTTGGAACTAACGCTATCACTTTTCTGTCTCTGAGTTGTTTTGGCAAGTTTTCCAAGAGACATTTTAACCATAAATGTGTCTTTCAGGCATCGGCAATCACTGGtgcttttttgtttactttgaatGATAGGAGCAGAATAGAAATGCACTGTTTCCCTTAGTGGTTTTACTTAAATCACCAGCGACCATTGTTGATTCAGCATTTAACTTGTGTCagaaaatggctgtttttttttaacattgttctATTGGTTAACTAACTGCAATCACCTGAGCTGAACAACGTTTTCAACAATAAAGCTGTCAATGTCACACCCTTTTTGCGCTCTTCAAATTCTGTGGAGGCTTGTAGTGGGGGATCTGATGCATCAGGTCATTTCTTCAGGCTGTGGGACCATATGACGTCAGCCGAGTCTTGTGCTGTCATGTGAAAAACCAGATAATGATGCTCATTCACAGAGAGAGACGAGGCCCACTGTTGGCTGGACGGGCGGCGGCGAAGTGTAACTGGCTTGTTCAACCGCAAGAGGGAGACTTGGTTCTTTGACAACCAGGGAGTCCCGAGAAGGACGTTTTACTAATACGTGGATGAGAAAACAGAATTAGTCAAGAACAGAACAAAAGTAACCTCTTAAATCAAATACGTTCAATAGACTCAAGTTTCGGTGGTTATTTGATatgtttttaaagaaacacCGGTCCTTTCTTTGTTTGAATTATTTAACATCTAGCGGACTGAACCAAATTCCTCGTGCGTGAAaaccttatttattcattttacaatTCGCAGTTAGCAACATAATCGCCTTGCAGGGTTGATGTCACTGTATCCAGGTTTTGTGACTAGATGATGCTGTATACCACTGTAATGTCGGTAAGAAACGTATTCTCTTTCTGTGTCTAGGTTTAGGCAGGTTTTACTAGAGCAGAAAACAGCAGTCTCAGAAGTGACCAAGTTCTTTGGTGAGAAATTAGACTCACCTTGATACAACTGTCTGAGTGAAACAGTCACATGAGATGATCTGCTTCAGGGCTCTACTTCCAAGAAAAGTAACACGTCAGACAATGACAGAGCAGACGTTTATTGTAACTTGTGCAGGCCTCTGAAGACTGAGTCATGAGTTAGTCAGAGTCTTTCTCACaaagagatgatgtctccactGGGCTGGGCTCAATGAAccaatgtttaaaatgtgttgcaAAACGCCTCATAGATGAACTGTAAAAGTTGGACAGTCAGATGATGTCTACTGAGGCAATTTCAAAGCAAGAATTAATCTTTCTTGTTAGACAAATCTCGATGACCATATTAATGAACAATGAAATTGTACATGATGCACCGAGTGAAGTGCGATGTTGCTCCATCTTTGTTCCTGTCCTGTTTTCTGGTGACGTCATGTTTAGACTTTTATGAAGACGTTGCTTTATATTCAGCTACGGCTGAATATGAGGAAATACTCAGCATCAAAAAATGTTGGAAAAGATTCTGTCGTGCATTGGGACATGATTGTTTACGGCATGAAACTAAACACGACTACATATGGAGTGGATCTATGGATAGCTTTCCATCACGGGCTCAAAATATGATTTTGGTTGTGATGTTGGTCTCTTTCTTACAATTCTTATAAGTCAGACTCAGTTTGTGACCCACTATGTGTCGTGACAAGGAGGTGGTAAGGTGGTATACTCAGAGTCACAAGCGTCATCTGAGATGACTCATCTGACCAGACCTGATGGGGCCTCATTTAAAAACTGAAGACACAACGAAACAAAGCCCTTGGAGTAACTTGGCTGTACGCATGCTCTTGCACCACtgtcaccatcctcctcctctgtgaggCATGAGGGGAGACACGAGGATCTAAAACAGCAGCACACTAGGTCTCCTGAGGTGGTGGACTATTCTTGCAGAGGCCAGCGAGAGGTATCCTGCTCCCCTGATGCAAAAGCCACTATTATGAGATCCGCTGTCCTCTGATGACGTCCTGCTGGGATGGAGAGAAGGTGCACCAGTGTAGGAGGGAAGTGCAGGCGCATTGCTGGAATGGGATCTACATGGAGAAGTTCTTCCACTGTTTGAATCTAACCGTGTATCAAGTAGAGAAGTACGCATGCCTAAAGAGTTTATTGGAAAGTGAGGCATTCCGCACACGCTAATCTATTTTGTGCTACAGCCTCTCTCCTCCTCGCATCACTGGTGCTACAGCATCTAGAATGTAACAACTTCCTCGGAATGCAATATTGGAAGTGTAATTCTATTCAACTGAAAACTGCCTCTGATCATAGCTTGATATTGTGGTGCTATGAGCTCTCGCTGCCCTGCGAAGAAAAGATAACCACTTGAGAGGAGAGAAAAGCCCAGTCCTGAAGGCAGTACCATGGGGAAGGACATGGAGCCTGCACAGCCCTTGAAGGAGGCCATCACCATGATacaacatttttgaaagcacCGCCTATTGGGTCACTGTAAACCAGCTTTCATCTGTATAGAGAACAAGGCTCGAACCCTGCTGAGCTTTGTTCCCTCCTCACCTCTGCACGCTCAGCTCACCGCTGGTTGCTACTGCTTGTCAACGTCTGTACCTTTCCAAGCTCCtggcctgtctgtctgtctgtctgtctgtcgattgTTCTGCCCCTGGAAAGATTCAAACAGCCTGTTCTTCCTCTTGCTTCACATTCTTCATCTACACCAAACTGTTTCTTCTTCCTGAATGGTCTTCACTCCCACTTCCTGCCATTCACACTGGCTTCAGAGTCAGAGGGGTCTTGTTGCTTTTGGTCCAAACACATGCTCagtgctgctgctccttctACTGAAGAGGCCACAAGTATCAAGCAGTTGTGACAGCTCATACACATGTCAAGTAGTGGAAGAACTGGATCACCTCTTCAACATGGTCACTCCTATTTCCATTACTTCTGACTAGGGACATTTTCATTCTCATCTTTATCACCTCCCCCCAAAttcattcactgttttttttacacCTTAGAATCTGCAGTTTGTGAAGGACAGAAACAGGTTCAGTTGGATCACACCTCAAGCCATTTGTTATGATGTTaggaaaaggagaggagaggatcCACACTAATGTGACACACCGTTTTGACTATTTGAGAACTTTGCATATTGATGAGGGGAAATTTACCTGAGACATATTAGCATTGTCATACTCAGACGTGAGATATGAACCAAACTCTTGCTTTTATTTGAACATCAGATCAGCAGCAGAGCTGTCGATGCATTCAAAATTTTTAATGTTAAAGGAAGATTTAATCAACACAAGAGTAGCCATTGATGTTTACAATGTTATGATTTCAGTGTGTCTTAGAGCCTTTTCAGCGCCTCTGAGGTTACGCTGAAGAATGCTTATTGCGAGTGAACTCAGCTTTAgcgcgattaattgagatgaatctattgacagcacaagaaaataaacaacttgACTTTCTTGTTATGGTCGGGCTTTGCAGATTTACATTTGCTGCATATCGAACAGAGTGGTTTCAGTGAAACCTTCAACTGAAGAAAGACCAAAACAACAAGGATGTCAATCTTTAATGGCCTGAAACATCATTTAGCATTGTCATAAAAACGTTTGATCACCTTTGTTGCTATTTAAACACACAAAC encodes:
- the LOC128755820 gene encoding fatty acid-binding protein, intestinal-like; this encodes MAFNGTWKVDRSENYDKFMEQMGINVMKRKLAEHDNLKITIEQTGDKFHIKESSTFRTKDIDFTLGVQFDYSLADGTEVSGTWVMEGDMLKGKFTRKDNGKVLSTTRSLVGGELVQTYNYEGVDAKRIFKKQ